The genome window CTGTATTCAGGACAGTGAAAGACTTCAGCCGTAATGGGTGGTGGCCGGACTAGCAGTAGCAGCAGCGGAGAAGAAGACGGTGATGCTGATTGGAGAGCCGCCATAGATTCTCTCGCCGCCACCACAGCCTTTAGCAGCTCCGCCGCCGTCAACGGCGGTCTTCATTCGGGTGCTTCAACCGCTCATCCTACCCGTGAAGATGAAACAGACACTCCGAAACCTCAACTTAAGCACTACCAAATCAAGGTGCTCGCTTATTTTTCTCTCGTTTCTGATTATTACGTCTCTGATTGTGTATTAATGTACTCTGCACTTCACATCACTATGCTTAGAATGGTGGATTAGCAGAAAATACCTCAGTTTTATCTATAATTGCTCATATGAATGCAAAGATTGATGCCATTTAAACTGCACTGTAAAGGCTGGTTCTTCGCTTCTTGTTCTGTACACTGCCTTATGAATCATAAGTTATGATGTTTACTGTACAAATGGACACTGGCAGGCCCAGAAGCTTTTGGAGGACATTATAGAGAAGACTATAGAAGTAGTAAGCGACACAGGCAATGTAATGCTTGAAGAGCCTATCAGGAGCAGTGAAGGTGGAATTAGGCTGTTTAAGCATGCTCCTGCTGGGATAGTGTTTGACCACACAAGTGAGAAATCTCATCAAAAGATTTTTGGTCCTGTTTTAGTTTCCTCCAATTTGGATGTGACTGTGGTGTTTACTTGCTTCTCAGATGAACTTAATCAATCGCGAAAGAAGCCAAGAATTCTTCCTGTTCCAGAAATTGATGAGAGATCAAAGGAGGTTTGTATTTGCAGCCAAAATCTAATTTATGCTGCCTTTATGACTCTTTCTGAACCTCAATTTTTCTGCATTGCTGCAATTGTTGTGAGCAGTTTAGACACCAGATCAAATCTGTTGCAGTTGATGGGACAGACATAATGGTTGCAGCTAAAGATTCCTCTCAGAAATCTTTGGCTAAACTGGAAGCTAAAGACGCGGCTGCCAAAGCAGCTAAACAAAGAGAGGAAGAACGTGTTGCAGCGCTAAAAAGAATAAGAGGCGAGAGATGGCTGCCTTCTATTGCTCGAGATATGCAGCTAAATCGCAAAAGAAGTTGATCCAGTGATGGTAGGCTCTTCCTGCTAAACTTAATTTGTCGTTAGAATGTGCGTCTTGCTTGCTCTGTAATTCTGCAGCATTTTACCGATTTGTTACACTAATTCAAGAAACAAAAGGTATGCAGTGAAATGAGATTGATTGCTCGAATCAGATGACTTCATTTATTCCATTATAATACAACTTGTACAAGAGTTCAACACTGGAAATTTGAAAACCATACATAAATTTCACACTATTTCAGCCCCATCTACTACCAAACACTAGCAAGCATAAATGTCACAGGCAGTGACATTGCAATgcataaatgattttactttttcttttctttattcaaTATTGAATTAAGCATTAAGGAAACACGAAATTTCCTTACTGCAAAACAAATAAATGCACGGGTACATGGCATACAAGGATGGAAGATCTATTGACATGGACTAAGCCACGACGCAGCTAGCCAGCTATGTTTTCAGGTACCCCTTTTCCTCCAGGTAAGAGATCACAGCCTCAGCCATATCATATGGAGAATCATTGAATCCACGGTTAAGCCTCAGCACTATCTGCAAATAAAAAGGCCCAAAGCAacacatttaaaatttaagaaaatcgGATTCTGTAATGGATATATCATATTGTCACTAGTACAACCAAGGAATGCACTTCTGTATTTTACAAAAGGCAAACCGTACCTCTGAATTCTCTGGTGGCTCATATGGATCGTCAATACCAGTGAAACCTACAGACATTAGTGATGATGGTTAATATGATGCAGTTTATGTCACACTTTTTTAGCCTGAAAATGACCtaagattttaattaatttaaatgaaCTCTTGTTTCTTTTTATACTCCATGAATAAACTGAGCTTGCATAAAATTGAGACCAAATAAAATATGCACAGCACCAATGGGCAATGGCTTACATCAAAAGCCTTGATGTGGTCCAAATGTACTTATACTCCCATGCTCctcaatttgaaataaattaataaacaaagGCACTAAAATGTAATGATTTAGATTAACAGATAAATACTTAAATCACTTCTCTAGTAGGGTAAGCAAAAGGAACAGAATTGAAGTTGCTTTGAGAAAACTGCcaatttttaaaggaaaaaattagTGTTTTTTCATCATGGTGTCTACTAGAGATGACAAAAAGATAGACACCTTTTAACTTTCCTGCTCGGGCAAGTTTGTACAATCCCTTGGGGTCTCTTGCCTCACAAACATGTAAAGGCACATCCAAGAACACctaaaagtggaaaaataaTACATGAGATATTTCTTGACTGTAATAAGCAGCTTCTAGTTTTAAATGTCCTGTACTGTTTGAATTCCTTGTCATAAGTGAACAACAACAGAATAAACAGAAGTTAAACCTCAATGAAATCTCCTTCTGGAAGTAAAGCACGACAAGCATCCCGCTCCTTTCTGTATGGAGATATCAAACTGACAATGCAAATGACTCCAGCATCTGCAAAAAGCTTTGCCACCTCCCCTGCGTATTGAacaaaatcaaatgaaattttGTCTTCAAAGGACATGTAATAAggctttaaaatttaaaaacaaaacaaaaaaacaaaaaaacaaacaaacaaaatcaaaaaaaaaaacaaacaaacaaaaaacaaaaaaaaacaaaacaaaacaaaaaaacacacaaacaagACCAAGTTAAGAACCTACCAACCCGTCTAATGTTCTCTGTTCGATCTTCTGCCCCAAAACTAAGATCACTACTCAGACCATGACGGACATTATCTCCATCCAGAATGTAAGTAAGCTTTCTATGAGCATGTAAGCCTCTACTTAGAGCACATGCTACAGTGCTCTTTCCTGAAATGACACAACAAAAGAATAGCATAAGCAATGTCACCATTTTAGAACCGAATTACTATTTACAACAAGGCAGACCATGTGATTTGATGgtgaagtttttttttccccttcccTCATTACAGCATGTACAACAGTAGACTAAAACTACCTCACCAAGATTGCTCCTTGTAAGGTTCAAACTCCTAAAATTTTTCGGTCAAAGGCACTGGCCTCAAGGTCTTTGCTGCA of Ipomoea triloba cultivar NCNSP0323 chromosome 3, ASM357664v1 contains these proteins:
- the LOC116012550 gene encoding uncharacterized protein LOC116012550, which gives rise to MGGGRTSSSSSGEEDGDADWRAAIDSLAATTAFSSSAAVNGGLHSGASTAHPTREDETDTPKPQLKHYQIKAQKLLEDIIEKTIEVVSDTGNVMLEEPIRSSEGGIRLFKHAPAGIVFDHTNELNQSRKKPRILPVPEIDERSKEFRHQIKSVAVDGTDIMVAAKDSSQKSLAKLEAKDAAAKAAKQREEERVAALKRIRGERWLPSIARDMQLNRKRS
- the LOC116012549 gene encoding adenylyl-sulfate kinase 3, producing MAATKPLLNFSRLPEFYFVSSKPGKVGFLKLLGCNSGVRKGFSSSITGGEVKSRFIGPIRALEASRSSQTIGKNENSHPSGCGSQQDVLVNDCDGLSGKERLQASTVGNSTNIFWHKCSVERSDREELLRQKGCVVWITGLSGSGKSTVACALSRGLHAHRKLTYILDGDNVRHGLSSDLSFGAEDRTENIRRVGEVAKLFADAGVICIVSLISPYRKERDACRALLPEGDFIEVFLDVPLHVCEARDPKGLYKLARAGKLKGFTGIDDPYEPPENSEIVLRLNRGFNDSPYDMAEAVISYLEEKGYLKT